CATTGTGATCAAGGAAAGCACATAGAGAAATAACGGAgataaatactttatttattcgaaagtttaataaaaaaatgttacaaATTCCTCAAGGTTGTTAACATTAGCAGctttaacatcaacatcaacaattctacagctttttttttttacttaaagcTGTTTTATACTAAAACACATTCTAATAACAATCCTGTAACAATAAGAGTGATAGACAGGATGTTTAACCAACCAGGAGCAAAAGAGTGTGAGAATATTAGATTATTCTCTACGccgcttatcctactgggtcacagggaacctgaagtctatcccaggagactcgggCAGGGTACAGCCTGGACAGAAAGCTAGTCTACTGCAGTGTttgatcacacacacttgcccactataaacaatttaaagatgccaatcagcctacagtgcatgtctttggagtTGGAGAGAAAACttgagtacctggaggaaacctagAGCATGCAAACTCCTCACATACAGAGGAGGAAaacaaacccccaaccctggaggtgtgaagtAAACATTCTGACCACCAAACCACTGGGTATTATAATATCTAAGGAAAAAGGATTCATGACTGATGAGGGTTTAGTGATTTCTTGCTGAAGAGTATTATTGTTCTTGTGTTTGGTGGTTAGTGAATGACAGATGAAGATCAGCTGATTTATTCTGCTGGTGGAAGTTGCTGAGCTACAGCATACAGGATATAATCCTATATAGGGCATTCTGCTATCTAGGCACAATCCCAAACAGCAGTACACTGCGAACACTATTTCTGCTCAGGTATAGGGTACACTGTCATGCAAAAGCCAATCAGTGAATGTGCAACAGAACACAATTTGTGATTCTGCCATAGAAAAATAGTGATTGTTGGAAATTGTTGCTCTATATGTAACATTACTTtttgaaaaaatgtttaattagaaAAGTAGTAAATTCATGCCATCATATGCAATTATTTAGACACCATGAGTTCAGACACACATGTTAAGCAGACTCAGATTTAAGTTTGAATAATGTGAGAATTTGAAGGTGATAATCCATCCTCAGCCTGAGTTGACATGCTCATATTTATTATCATGGCTGATATGGAGAAATGAGATGTAGCAGGTAAACAAATGCTGCTTCCTTAAGCAACAGTTTCTTTTAGTGCATGTTTGTTAtatctgttatattttatactATCTGACAAAGTTTGCTTTATGTACATTTGGCTGTGTTTGAGTCTCTGGTCACTGTTGTTACTGCCAGCTAGTAAACACACCATGTCCTATGAGGTATTCAGCGATAGCACCAGACTATGGAGAAGGAAAACAAAATCATTTGATGAGCTTCAAGTAGCATTTCACTAGTTGTGGTAACTCAAAGGGTTCAGTCCCAGCCCTTTAGATCATGAAGAAATGTGTCTAAAGCTGTCTTAGTTGTCCAGCACCCTACAGCCATGGAGACTTTCAGACTCCACCCCAACAGCCCTCCGGTTCCCTGTGAAGATATCAGAGAGGCCAGGCTGCTGACTCTGACCTTGGGGGCAACAAGAGCTGGAAGGCTGAGGGCTATGCTGCCCACCACACCAGTCCCACTGGCAGCAAACAGACACACTGTCAGAGCACACGAGAGAGCTGACAAGGACACACAGCGTGTCATGATCATCAAGCAGTCCTCCGAGAGCCAATTGGAGAGCATCGGAAGAAGCGAAGAACCAATCAGGAGTACATGGGCAGTCCAATGATCTTCACTGAGCCATAAAAAGCCGAAGGCAGACAGGGAAGGACCGATGATCTCACCTGCCCATTCTAGATCTCTCTGGACCTGAAATAGAGCTGGGGGCAGAGGGATAATAGCCAGAAATGAAGAGAATGCGATGAGGAAAAAACCTACTGATGGAGCTCGGTGGTcctgcacacagagagagtgagagagagagcgagagagagagagagagagagagagagagagagagagagagagagagagtgagagagagagagtgagtgagtgtgagagtgagtaaaCATTATTATATACACTTATATGCAATTTGGAATAATTACAATCTGCTATTTTTCCCCTTTAAAGGCTAGCAAATAGACACATCTTACATAGGGTCCTGATACTGACTAATAAATGTTACATTtctcagtccctccaggatcaCAACTgcaaaatgaatgtaaaattaCGCAAACTTCGCAATATTTGGAGGACactgcaatttttaaaaaaattacagatgattttctgcagatttgggccaagattagtcacatgatgtcatcacaacacacattcacacattatcTTAACTGGTGATGgtataaaagaagaatcctgtgcttgcaatttcgaGACAATTCAAGCAGTTTTctgaaaaatacaaaagcaCAAAAAGTCACATGAAAATCAAGCTATTTTGACCAAAACAATCACGAAGAACCCTGGGTCGAGATCCTGAAGGGACTGGTTACTCAATATGTTGCTTTTCCAAACATGACTACTGGTATTACATAGTGGTACATTCTGACATGTGTGTCTCTTAAACACATATGTTTACATGTACACATCATTTCAGCACCTAACATTTCCAAAAAAGATTTGACATAACCGGAGAAGTGCAACAGATCAGCATGTGATCAAAAAATACCTAAACCATATGCGtgtttacacacatcaccaGATCTGGATGATGATCAGTCAACACTCACTACAAAATGGAGACGTATGTCTACATGTGACCACTTTTCCAGAAATTTTCAGGActtggatttcttttttttttttataaaggcCACGTCAGAGCAAGCCACATGAAAAGAGTTCAGTCAGTAACGCACATAGAGCAAGTTACTGTATCCTGCAGCAAAACTTACAGTCTGACTAAAAGGTCAAACGGGGAAGCGGTTAGTGGTCTGTGCAGCTGAATAaggctttatttgtttattttttaccctGAACAGGTGAAAAGCAGCAGGCAGAGCTGAGAGCAACAGAACAATGTTTGCAGAGACTGGGATCAACTCGCGTACAAAGTCCATCAGTGCCCTGTGGAGTGGAAGATAAACGTGCTTGTTAAACGCAATTTAATGTATGCTGAGCAAATATGTTGATCTGAATATGATGAGCAAATCCTTCATAAAgtttaacatacacacacacagcagctagGAAAATGCATAGAGCAATAGAAATATTGCTATTACTTCATATTAATGAAGTACATGTAGTTTTACTCTCATTGGATTGGGACACTTTGTACTAGAGAGTAGGATCAGAGGCCCTTCAACCCACATACTGCAATTCAGCCTTTCACCTGAAGGTGGCAGCAAAACGCGTTAATAgagtttagatagatagatagatagatagatagatagatagatagatagatagatagatactttattcatcccaatgggaaatttacaaacaAAATTTACAGTTTTGAGGCTTTTAATTTCTCTGACTACATCTACAAGTAAATTAATTTAGGTGATTGATGGAAAGCGTTAAGAATTTAAACCCTTTCGTGAATTATTGAAAGAGTCTTTATCTAAAGTCAACTAAGTATTAGAATTTATGATTGCTAGTTTGTCCGATTACTTTTGGTCTATGAAATAAGAGGGAATCACATATGCTGTCTTTCCTACACTGTTCAGCTGATTTGGATGTAAATAGCCTCAAGGTAGACCggaagtgtacacacacacacacacaccactgctataagaaatgtatatactacattGTAGTTCCTtgtgtattcattttttaatctgCATAATGGCTGTAAAGCTACTTTAATTTGAAGCTAAGCTAAGACTGTGAGGAAACTTCACTAGAACAAACTTAACAAGACAAATGAAAAAGTAAGGCGTTTGCTCACCCATATATTAAAACCAGCTACATATCTAAACTACCAGATAATCTCCATCACCTCagtgttaaaacaaacaaacagtaacaGGCAAATGAATCTAAATAGAGAACAAATACACTGCAAAAGATATAAAGAGTCTTAATCTGTTCCTGGTGTGAGGATGTGTCCTGCTCTGTCTCTACACACTGGTGCATGGTTAACTCAGTAACTGGAAACTGCACGGTTAAAAACAACCCTTTTATACACAGCCTATGCCGCAATAACACCATAAACGACTGCATGACATATAGAAAAATCCCTTATTAACGTGTTATAACGCATGCCATAAAATATAAAGTTGCGAAAACATGGCTTTATGCAGTAAGTTATGCAGTACAGTAAGTACACTACTTACGGATAATGGTTCCATTCAAAATGGCTTTTTTCAGAAAATGGACTCAAAGTGCACTACATAGCGTGTGTTAAAATTCTTTAAGTAGATTCTTCGCCTGTataaaaactattattattagccCTTACaccatttacagcattttgtaTAAGAAGCAGAGAGACATTTAGAATtcgaccagtgtgtgtgtgtggtgtgtgtgtgtgtgtgtgtgttgccccTTGTGGTTGGGAGTCAAAGTACACACTTACctttgtaaacaaa
The nucleotide sequence above comes from Hemibagrus wyckioides isolate EC202008001 linkage group LG01, SWU_Hwy_1.0, whole genome shotgun sequence. Encoded proteins:
- the LOC131360685 gene encoding uncharacterized protein LOC131360685 isoform X1; its protein translation is MDFVRELIPVSANIVLLLSALPAAFHLFRDHRAPSVGFFLIAFSSFLAIIPLPPALFQVQRDLEWAGEIIGPSLSAFGFLWLSEDHWTAHVLLIGSSLLPMLSNWLSEDCLMIMTRCVSLSALSCALTVCLFAASGTGVVGSIALSLPALVAPKVRVSSLASLISSQGTGGLLGWSLKVSMAVGCWTTKTALDTFLHDLKGWD
- the LOC131360685 gene encoding uncharacterized protein LOC131360685 isoform X2 — encoded protein: MEPLSDHRAPSVGFFLIAFSSFLAIIPLPPALFQVQRDLEWAGEIIGPSLSAFGFLWLSEDHWTAHVLLIGSSLLPMLSNWLSEDCLMIMTRCVSLSALSCALTVCLFAASGTGVVGSIALSLPALVAPKVRVSSLASLISSQGTGGLLGWSLKVSMAVGCWTTKTALDTFLHDLKGWD